The DNA segment ATTATTTTAATAAGTATATTCCCAATGGAAGTTGAGTTGTTCTATAAGGTTGTTGTTGTGTGCACCTGAGATACGTACCAGTTTGGCCTTTAAACCATCTCCGAGGTCTGCTGAAAAGCCCATTTCATTTGTTTTTCCTGCGCCAATAAACCGTCCCTTTTCTGTAACGAACCAAAGGCCTTCAATATGGTTCTTCATATGCCCGTAAACACTAGTGATATATTCTTCGTCTTCAAGAACTAAACTTGTACTGTTTCCGGTGAATTTGCCAACGGTTAAATCGGTAGTTTGACCTTTATATCCTATGGTCAGACCAACTAAACTGCCATTTTCCTGAAATAGTGTTAACCGGCTGATCTTTGAGCCAGTGATGCCTTCGAAGGCTGTTGTACCCTGAAATCCACCAAAAGTACCTACAGACCTTTTCACGATCTTCTCTGTGTATTCGCTTTCTTTGGGATCAAAATGTTTCCATAATTTTGCCTGCACCATCAATTCATCGAGCTCAGATTCATATTGTTCAACGATCTGCTTTCTGCGTTGCAGCACTGCATACTCTGCCCGCTTTTTATGATCTTTGTAGCCAACCTGGGCAGTCTGGGCAAAATCAATATAGACATCAGACCAGCTCATTGTCCAGTTGTCAAAGGTATCCTCTACCACAGAAAATTTGACATAATTGTACCTGGTATCACCTATCATATTTTGCACATGGATCACGACCTCTTTCGGATCCGCTATGTGTGACAATCTGGATTTCATCAGGGATTTTTTGTGTTTTTCCGCGTCTTTCGAAAAAACCCTGATACATTCTTTCAAACTCTCCAAATGCTTTTCATAGTCGTTCGGCGTAGGCGCATATCCAAAGACATCTTCATACTCTACCAAAAGGTTACGTCGTAAGACCAGCATAATCGTTCCTAAGCCAATCAGGTAAGGCAATACGGATGGTTTTTTATTTAAGAAATGAGTTTGTCTTCCGGATCCGTAGCTGATTGCGCTGATCAGCTTGCTTCCTTTTTCTGCGGTTTTTGGGGATAAACCATCAAACTCTTTTGCAATATTTAACAATCCTGCTACATCATCCCTCAAATCGTCTATTATGTGTTTTTCCAGTATTTCGAAAATACGGGCATCGACATAGGTTTTCATTTGATCCCACAGTTCTGATAAGGTGTTTTTAGAACTCCAGAAAAAACCGATCACTGCACTGATGCCACCACCAACTTTTGGTATAGCACCTATGACGCCCAGTAAGACGGCGCGCCCCATCTCATTGGTTTCTGCATAAGACATGGGCGATTTTCCTACCGGATCGTCGGTTACCGGCACCATTTTAAACAATTGGTTGTCCGTTCCCGAAAATTGATGTTGACTTACATCTGCTTCGTCCGCTTCGCTTGCATTGATGACATCCAGAAATTTGTCGCTGTGTAATGCCCTGATGCGGTAATAGCCTCCGCCACCAGCGGGATCCAGATGAAAATGATGGTTTGCTTTTCCTGGTTCATAATGCCATTGAATAATTCTTGCTTTATCTGCCGCGGAGTTATTATCGATGGCCAGATATCGGTCTCTATATGCCGACATGATCCAGTGAAAATTATTCCCTTCATCAAAACTGAACTTTTGATTTTCATTGTCAATATCCAAAGTCATTTGGATCAATGAACTGCCTATTGCTTCGTTTTTAAAACCAAGCGCTTTGCCACTATGTTTCGCAATTAAAAAATAGCGCTGTCCCGATAGGTGTTTAAATGCCATGTATGTATAAGTTTTATGTTGTTTTACTGCTGGCAAAGAAAGCCTATCCCAGATAAAAAACACAAAAACCGGTATATACAAAGTGTATACATGGCAAATAAATTCTTATGGTTTTAATTTCTGTTACATGGAAATCACAATCTTACCAAAATGCTTGCCCTCTTCTAGTTTTTTATAGGCAGCCTTCACCCGGTCTATGGTAAATACCTCGTCAATTACCGGATGTAGGTTTGTCAGTTCAATTGCACGGTTTAGCGCGGAAAAACTTTCAGCACTGCCTACCGCTAAGCCTTGTATCCTTAGAAATGACATGTTGATTTTATGCCGGTGTATATCCAGGGGTAAAGCAGCTCCCGAAATAAAGCCGGCTGTACCTACAAAACCCATCTCTTTAACCGACAGGAGAGATTGTTCGATGGTTTTAGTTCCGGCGATATCCAGTGTAATGTCCACGCCTTCTCCATTTGTGAGGGAGAGGACTTGCTGATGCCATTCCGGATTTTGTGTATAATTAATGACCTCATCAGCTCCGATTGCTCTGAGTTTTTTCGCTTTTTCGTCGCTGCTCGTTGTGGCAATGACTCTTGCACCTGCGGCTTTTGCAATCTGCAGGGCAAACAGGGAAACACCTCCGGTGCCTTGTGTCAGCACAGTTTGCCCCAATTGTAAATTTGCCTGGTTGATTAATCCATGCCATGCGGTTAAAGCCGCAATTGGCAGTGTTGCAGTCTCTTCAAAACTGAGGTTATCCGGCGCCTTTACCAATCCGTATTCGGGAATACATACATATTCGGCCATGACTCCTGGAGTTTGCCAGGCTACGCGAATAGAATTGCTTTCTTTATCAATGTTTCCTTTTGTCCATTTTTGTACGTACTGGATGGCAACCCGGTCGCCGGTTTTCCACCTGGTTACATTTTTTCCGACCGATGCTACAATCCCGCTGCCATCTGAAGCTGGTATATAGGGAAAGTTCATCGCATTGGAAAAGCTTCCCTGGGCGATAATGTTGTCCAGATAATTTAAGGATACCGCTTTTATTCTTACTAAAACTTCGTTGTCCGAAGGGCGGGGAGATTCCACTTCATTTACGATCAAATTTTCAATTCCAAATTGGGTTAACTGTACTGCTTTCATGTTGTTTATTTTATATTCGTTCTTTTACCGGTAAAAATTAATGGATATCGCCGAGTGTAATCCGTAGGCGATTTAAGGCGTTCATCAGGGAAATACTGGCCGTGAGGTCTACCAGTTCTTTTTCGCTGAAATTGGTTTGCAGTTGTGTTTTTAGCTCCTCAAAATTACCTTCCATTCTGGTGATTGCTGCTGCCCATCGTAGTACCAACTTTTCTTTGTGGTCAAATGCATTGGTATATTTCCAGCCGGGTATCTTGTCGATAACGCTTTGTTCCATACCGAGTTCACGCAACTCATTGGAATGAAAACTGCAACAGTAAGCACAGCCATTCATTTGCGAGACATAGAGTTCGGCCAAAACAATCAGACGGATGTCTATTTCAGATTTCCTGATCTGTTGATGAGATTTGTATAAATGGCTTATGGTTTCTTTTGAGATTTCCTGATAGTTCATAATTGAAGATATTTTATCTGTTTTTGCAATCCAAAAGTAGGTAGGAAGGACCTCGGAGAATGGTAAATACTGGCGAAAGAACAGTAATATTCCTGGATTCTGGTTTAATGCCTCTGGGAATAGTTAAGTTTGTAGGATGGATTTTTTACATGATAGTTTTGCGATTGAAATTGCTGGCTACGCCGAATGGCAGGAGCGAAGCAGGACCAATAACTTTTTTGAACTGGTTTATGTACTGGAAGGAACTGGTCTGCAAAGTGTAAACAACATTAAGCTTCCTTTCCGGGAAAATGACATCCATCTGCTGCCTGCGGCAAAATGTTATAAATATATTATAGAAGAAGCGAGTCGTTTTCTGTTTGTACGTTTCACCAGCAGCTATTTTATTCCATTGTCAAACGATCAGGTCGACTATAGTTCCTGGTTTAGCCGTTTGAATTTTATCCTGGCAAATCACAACCATCACCCCGGCGAACTGATCAAAGATTTGGGTGATAAAGAACAGGTAAAGCGATTGCTGGATGCAGTGCTTTATGAATATGAACGAAAGGAAATTTGCTCCGCCTTCATCATCAGAACGACTTTAGTCTCCATTTTGGGAATTCTATCCAGGAATGCTCAAAAGAGTATTTTAAAAGGAAGAATAATTAATGATTCCAAATTTGCAGATCTTTTAAACTTTATCAGTTTTCATATCATCAATAAAGAAATGATCACCGTGGAATACCTGTCTGAACGTTTCGGCATTTCAGAAACTTATTTTAGCGAATATTTTAAGAGAAATGCAGGAGAGCGCTTTCAGGATTACGTACTTAAATCCAGGCTAAGAATCGCAGAATCCCGCGTGATTTATACGGCTACCCCGATTAAAGAAATTGCCTGGGAACTAGGCTTTACAGACAGCAGTCACCTCAACAGAATGATGAAACGGCATTATGGAAAAGGAATGTTACAGATCAGAAAGGGCGTTTAGCATAAGACGCTCTGAGGAATAAGTATTGGGAAATAAGCCCTGTTGATCAATCAGATTACAGGGGCTTTTAGGTTTTTACAATTACTCTTTCGATGGATCCGGGATGAAATAATTACGGTCAGGAGGTGCCTCATGAAGCGTGAAAATTTTCTGATAAACAGGATCATACACATCGATGATGGTGTAAGTTCCTGAGGTCATCCATTCTCCCTCTATCCAATTCCCATTTTCATCCAGTTTCTTGTAGATCGTTTCAGACTGGATAAAGATGCGGCCCCAGAACAGCCATTTCCCATTAATGTTGTGGACATAGTATACCCTGACCGGATCCAGCTGGAATATGCGTGCCGAGGGTTTGTCCTTAAAACTGAAGATCTTACCTTCTACATCAGCAAGTGTAACCGGGTTAATGATATGCTGATCCCGGTCCATTAGGTCCGAAGGAAATCCTTGTTCAGTAGTTAATTGAAGGGTGTCATTTATTTCTACGTAGCTTCCCATAAGATTTGATGGTTTAGGATTAATTAAAGTTGGGAGTCACAGCATAATCCCCACATGAAACTTTGGGTATCATTTGCATCCATTGTTAAGCGTATGATATAAGTGCTGGAGATGGCATTGACGGAGACGGTTTTATCCCCTGTTTGATCAGTTCTTTTTCTCATTGAGAGCGAGTTTAAAGTGTAGGAAATTACTAAAGTTAGTGTTCTAGAAATTCATGAGTATGGATTTTTGTGGCTGATAGAGAGTGTGTTATCTGTGACTAATTCAAATGCCAATATGTTTTGTGTTAAGCGCTACTCTAAGCTAAATATTTTTTCTGACAATAACACCGATCATCTGAATAAATCAAAATATGGTCAAATCAGGCTTGATTTCGTACCGCATTTATGATTTAATTGATAACTTGTCGCCGTGTTTTTTCTTTTGCTATTCAAAAGCCAGGTTATAAATCATGTATGTAATTGCCGGATTATTCAATATTATTTTAACGCAATTTGAAAAGTTAGATATCGATTTGCCGAAAATATTTTCTGAGTTTAAAACAGCGCTTAGTGTGCTTGAAGATCCTACTTGTAAAATAGATGCCGGGATCTGTGGACGGTATCTGGAACAGGCAGTCTTAGCAACAAAAGACCAAAGGATAGGACTGAAGACCGGATTTCTAATTCCTTTTACGTTAACAGACGCGGTGTTCAACACACCTCATAAAATGCAAACACTTGCTGAGATCGTTGAAAAAAAGGAAGAGACCGGGTACAAAGCAACGGATATCACCAGTTATACCGCCCGCGTAGAGGGCGATTCCTTTTATTATGAGTTGCTGATCCATCCTGAATTCAATCTCCGTTATCCTCAGGCCGCAAGAGTCTGGGCTGAAATGCAGTATGGTACCGCCATCCACTACGCGCATAGTTTCACAGGAAGGTTCCTGCATCCGGTTTTAATCCATTCTCCTTATCCAAAGGAAGGAGCAACAGATCCATTGGAAACGTATCTAAATTGTCAGGTAAAGTACAACCAGGATCGTGTGGCCCTGATCTTTCCTAAATCCGTTCTCGAACTGCCAGTTGTTCCTGTTCAGAAGAAGCTATTGCCTTTATTTGAGGAGCTGGAAAGGGAGATCAGGGAAAAGCAGTACAACCGACATTTTTCTTATGCCCTGGAAAGACACCTTTTGCATAGCATTTCTAATCCTGGTCTGGGCTTAAAATCTGCCGCTCTCAGGTTTAATATGAGCGAACGTAATATGCAAAGGCGGTTAAAAACGGAAGGAAGTTCTTATCAGCTGATTCTAAATAAGCTCAGAATGGAACTCTCCCAAAAGTATCTGAAAGAAAATGTCTCTCTAAATGAAATTGCTTTCCTTTTGGGCTTCGATAGCCAGAGTGCCTTTAACAAGTTCTTTCAAAAGCAGTTTAATACAACTCCCCGTAAATTTATCGGCATAAATTCAAATCAATTGAAGTGATATAAAAAAATAATCGTCCCTTCAATAGCATTTTTTGTATTGCCCTTTATTTCTAATGCAAAATGGATCACTGCTTTAGCCGTCCCTCTCAGGTTAACTAGCGAAACCAGCTTCACCGTCAGTCTGACCTCTGCGCCAGTCCTAACGGGCTGCTTAAACCTCAATTTTTCAACACCATAATTTACCATCATCCTGATGTTCTTTACCTCAACAATCTCCGCCCACAGAAATGGTAACAACGATAAAGTGAGATAGCCATGGGCGATTGTTCCCTGAAAAACACTTTCCTGTGCCGCTTTCTCCGTATCTACATGAATCCATTGATGGTCCAGGGTCGCATCAGCAAATAGATTGATCTGATTCTGGGTGATTTTCAGGTAGTTTGAGGGCCCGATTTCCTTTCCTACATAGGTTTCAAATTCTTTAAAACTATGGATAACTTTCTTCATAAATTGGTTTTAACCTGAGCATGCATGTTATTTTTTCTCAGGTTCCGAAGATACGGCACCGCTCAAAATAGCTTTTGAAAAACAAGCCAGATTTTTGTCCAAAGGCGTCAGTTTTTCCCTGATTTATAATGGTGACCCTTTATATCTCCCCAACTATCTTGCGAATTTTTTTGAGCCTGCAACACAAAGAATTACGCCAACAGTAACGCCCAACATCGCAATACTCACGCTTTCATGAAGTAAAATTGCGGCCAGCGCTAATCCAAAAAAAGGCTGTAACAGTTGTAATTGCCCTACCGCTGCAATACCTCCCTGAGCCAGGCCACGATACCAGAACACAAAGCCAATCAGCATACTGAACACGGAAACATATGCCAGACCAATCCAGGCCGCCGGGCCAACTGCTGCGAATGATGCCGGACGTTGTAAATACATCATAGGTGCTGTAAAAGGCAAAGAAAGCACTAATGCCCAGGAAATTACCTGCCATCCTCCCAGCGTTTTTGAAAGCTTTGCGCCTTCGGCATAGCCAAGTCCACATAAAATAACCGCGAGCAGCATCAGCAGATCACCAATAGGTGATGC comes from the Pedobacter sp. FW305-3-2-15-E-R2A2 genome and includes:
- a CDS encoding RICIN domain-containing protein; translation: MAFKHLSGQRYFLIAKHSGKALGFKNEAIGSSLIQMTLDIDNENQKFSFDEGNNFHWIMSAYRDRYLAIDNNSAADKARIIQWHYEPGKANHHFHLDPAGGGGYYRIRALHSDKFLDVINASEADEADVSQHQFSGTDNQLFKMVPVTDDPVGKSPMSYAETNEMGRAVLLGVIGAIPKVGGGISAVIGFFWSSKNTLSELWDQMKTYVDARIFEILEKHIIDDLRDDVAGLLNIAKEFDGLSPKTAEKGSKLISAISYGSGRQTHFLNKKPSVLPYLIGLGTIMLVLRRNLLVEYEDVFGYAPTPNDYEKHLESLKECIRVFSKDAEKHKKSLMKSRLSHIADPKEVVIHVQNMIGDTRYNYVKFSVVEDTFDNWTMSWSDVYIDFAQTAQVGYKDHKKRAEYAVLQRRKQIVEQYESELDELMVQAKLWKHFDPKESEYTEKIVKRSVGTFGGFQGTTAFEGITGSKISRLTLFQENGSLVGLTIGYKGQTTDLTVGKFTGNSTSLVLEDEEYITSVYGHMKNHIEGLWFVTEKGRFIGAGKTNEMGFSADLGDGLKAKLVRISGAHNNNLIEQLNFHWEYTY
- a CDS encoding NAD(P)-dependent alcohol dehydrogenase — encoded protein: MKAVQLTQFGIENLIVNEVESPRPSDNEVLVRIKAVSLNYLDNIIAQGSFSNAMNFPYIPASDGSGIVASVGKNVTRWKTGDRVAIQYVQKWTKGNIDKESNSIRVAWQTPGVMAEYVCIPEYGLVKAPDNLSFEETATLPIAALTAWHGLINQANLQLGQTVLTQGTGGVSLFALQIAKAAGARVIATTSSDEKAKKLRAIGADEVINYTQNPEWHQQVLSLTNGEGVDITLDIAGTKTIEQSLLSVKEMGFVGTAGFISGAALPLDIHRHKINMSFLRIQGLAVGSAESFSALNRAIELTNLHPVIDEVFTIDRVKAAYKKLEEGKHFGKIVISM
- a CDS encoding carboxymuconolactone decarboxylase family protein, with amino-acid sequence MNYQEISKETISHLYKSHQQIRKSEIDIRLIVLAELYVSQMNGCAYCCSFHSNELRELGMEQSVIDKIPGWKYTNAFDHKEKLVLRWAAAITRMEGNFEELKTQLQTNFSEKELVDLTASISLMNALNRLRITLGDIH
- a CDS encoding AraC family transcriptional regulator gives rise to the protein MDFLHDSFAIEIAGYAEWQERSRTNNFFELVYVLEGTGLQSVNNIKLPFRENDIHLLPAAKCYKYIIEEASRFLFVRFTSSYFIPLSNDQVDYSSWFSRLNFILANHNHHPGELIKDLGDKEQVKRLLDAVLYEYERKEICSAFIIRTTLVSILGILSRNAQKSILKGRIINDSKFADLLNFISFHIINKEMITVEYLSERFGISETYFSEYFKRNAGERFQDYVLKSRLRIAESRVIYTATPIKEIAWELGFTDSSHLNRMMKRHYGKGMLQIRKGV
- a CDS encoding helix-turn-helix domain-containing protein — protein: MYVIAGLFNIILTQFEKLDIDLPKIFSEFKTALSVLEDPTCKIDAGICGRYLEQAVLATKDQRIGLKTGFLIPFTLTDAVFNTPHKMQTLAEIVEKKEETGYKATDITSYTARVEGDSFYYELLIHPEFNLRYPQAARVWAEMQYGTAIHYAHSFTGRFLHPVLIHSPYPKEGATDPLETYLNCQVKYNQDRVALIFPKSVLELPVVPVQKKLLPLFEELEREIREKQYNRHFSYALERHLLHSISNPGLGLKSAALRFNMSERNMQRRLKTEGSSYQLILNKLRMELSQKYLKENVSLNEIAFLLGFDSQSAFNKFFQKQFNTTPRKFIGINSNQLK
- a CDS encoding MaoC family dehydratase, encoding MKKVIHSFKEFETYVGKEIGPSNYLKITQNQINLFADATLDHQWIHVDTEKAAQESVFQGTIAHGYLTLSLLPFLWAEIVEVKNIRMMVNYGVEKLRFKQPVRTGAEVRLTVKLVSLVNLRGTAKAVIHFALEIKGNTKNAIEGTIIFLYHFN